A single genomic interval of Prunus dulcis chromosome 5, ALMONDv2, whole genome shotgun sequence harbors:
- the LOC117627118 gene encoding protein MULTIPLE CHLOROPLAST DIVISION SITE 1 isoform X2, producing MASISTLQVLPFPLSHLVSKHRTPSLLLKLRSEFGSRNGELSWAGRLITSQRFLLKAIDGSVSSSAGQDQSLRNDGVVKSKNKNGINLKDSVGKLHGIISSFSPVVYSMRQRVGSNLAIGLCIAAAFLVIALRVYAVRKSKYNRPGSVADLVRRGQLRSDRRGISQPLKYDDPFNNPLVKVGKGNSTVEMCGKVYRLAPVTLTKEQQAVHQKRRSRAYQWKRPTIFLKEGESIPPDVDPDTVRWIPANHPFATTAGDIDEDLAQNNVYQKHGVPFRIQAEHEALQRRFLFFVGAKAEQASDGL from the exons ATGGCTTCCATTTCGACTCTCCAAGTCCTTCCCTTTCCG CTCTCACATTTGGTCTCAAAGCATCGAACCCCTTCCCTCCTGCTGAAGCTTAGATCCGAATTCGGGTCAAGAAATGGTGAGCTCAGCTGGGCTGGACGATTAATAACCAGTCAGAGGTTTCTATTGAAAGCCATTGACGGCTCGGTTAGCTCCTCTGCTGGTCAAGACCAGAGTCTCCGTAATGATGGGGTAGTCAAgagtaagaacaaaaatggCATAAATCTCAAAGACTCTGTTGGCAAATTACACGGAATTATCAGCTCCTTCTCTCCCGTCGTCTACTCG ATGCGGCAAAGAGTGGGATCCAATTTGGCAATTGGTTTATGTATTGCAGCTGCATTTTTGGTCATTGCTTTGAGAGTGTATGCGGTGAGGAAATCAAAGTACAATCGTCCTGGCTCTGTAGCTGATCTCGTTAGACGTGGCCAGCTTAGATCTGATAGAAGAGGCAT TTCACAGCCTCTCAAGTATGATGACCCATTCAATAATCCATTGGTTAAGGTTGGTAAAGGCAATTCAACTGTAGAGATGTGCGGAAAGGTTTATCGCCTAGCCCCAGTTACCCTTACAAAAGAGCAGCAAGCTGTCCATCAGAAAAGGAGATCACGGGCTTACCAGTGGAAGAGACCGACAATATTCCTAAAGGAAGGGGAATCAATACCTCCTGATGTTGACCCTGATACGGTTAGGTGGATTCCTGCCAATCATCCTTTTGCAACCACTGCCGGTGACATTGATGAAGACTTAGCACAAAACAATGTGTATCAGAAACATGGTGTTCCTTTTCGAATTCAAGCTGAGCATGAAGCACTGCAGAGG cggtttttattttttgtaggAGCAAAAGCTGAACAGGCTAGTGATGGACTCTAG
- the LOC117627118 gene encoding protein MULTIPLE CHLOROPLAST DIVISION SITE 1 isoform X1: MASISTLQVLPFPLSHLVSKHRTPSLLLKLRSEFGSRNGELSWAGRLITSQRFLLKAIDGSVSSSAGQDQSLRNDGVVKSKNKNGINLKDSVGKLHGIISSFSPVVYSMRQRVGSNLAIGLCIAAAFLVIALRVYAVRKSKYNRPGSVADLVRRGQLRSDRRGISQPLKYDDPFNNPLVKVGKGNSTVEMCGKVYRLAPVTLTKEQQAVHQKRRSRAYQWKRPTIFLKEGESIPPDVDPDTVRWIPANHPFATTAGDIDEDLAQNNVYQKHGVPFRIQAEHEALQREQKLNRLVMDSSNDSDFVKAFKSGPKSPEHGEESPINNQAGNSKPPLSECGPNSFGIMSPSEETHD; the protein is encoded by the exons ATGGCTTCCATTTCGACTCTCCAAGTCCTTCCCTTTCCG CTCTCACATTTGGTCTCAAAGCATCGAACCCCTTCCCTCCTGCTGAAGCTTAGATCCGAATTCGGGTCAAGAAATGGTGAGCTCAGCTGGGCTGGACGATTAATAACCAGTCAGAGGTTTCTATTGAAAGCCATTGACGGCTCGGTTAGCTCCTCTGCTGGTCAAGACCAGAGTCTCCGTAATGATGGGGTAGTCAAgagtaagaacaaaaatggCATAAATCTCAAAGACTCTGTTGGCAAATTACACGGAATTATCAGCTCCTTCTCTCCCGTCGTCTACTCG ATGCGGCAAAGAGTGGGATCCAATTTGGCAATTGGTTTATGTATTGCAGCTGCATTTTTGGTCATTGCTTTGAGAGTGTATGCGGTGAGGAAATCAAAGTACAATCGTCCTGGCTCTGTAGCTGATCTCGTTAGACGTGGCCAGCTTAGATCTGATAGAAGAGGCAT TTCACAGCCTCTCAAGTATGATGACCCATTCAATAATCCATTGGTTAAGGTTGGTAAAGGCAATTCAACTGTAGAGATGTGCGGAAAGGTTTATCGCCTAGCCCCAGTTACCCTTACAAAAGAGCAGCAAGCTGTCCATCAGAAAAGGAGATCACGGGCTTACCAGTGGAAGAGACCGACAATATTCCTAAAGGAAGGGGAATCAATACCTCCTGATGTTGACCCTGATACGGTTAGGTGGATTCCTGCCAATCATCCTTTTGCAACCACTGCCGGTGACATTGATGAAGACTTAGCACAAAACAATGTGTATCAGAAACATGGTGTTCCTTTTCGAATTCAAGCTGAGCATGAAGCACTGCAGAGG gAGCAAAAGCTGAACAGGCTAGTGATGGACTCTAGCAATGATAGTGATTTTGTGAAAGCATTCAAGTCAGGTCCCAAGTCACCCGAGCATGGAGAAGAAAGCCCCATCAATAATCAAGCTGGTAACTCCAAGCCGCCGTTGTCAGAATGTGGCCCAAATTCCTTTGGAATTATGTCGCCGTCTGAGGAAACACATGATTGA
- the LOC117627686 gene encoding V-type proton ATPase subunit F: protein MAGRAHIPTKSSALIAMIADEDTVTGFLLAGVGNVDLRRKTNYLIVDSKTTVKAIEDAFKEFTTKEDIAIVLISQYVANMIRFLVDSYNKPVPAILEIPSKDHPYDPAHDSVLSRVKYLFSSESVASGRR from the exons ATGGCTGGCAGAGCTCATATCCCCACTAAGAGCTCAGCACTCATTGCCATGATTGCTGATGAG GACACTGTAACTGGATTTTTGCTGGCTGGAGTGGGTAACGTTGACTTGCGGAGAAAGACAAATTATCTTATTGTTGATTCAA AAACAACAGTGAAAGCAATTGAAGATGCATTCAAAGAGTTTACAACAAAGGAGGATATTGCAATTGTCTTGATCAGCCAATAT GTTGCAAACATGATAAGGTTTCTAGTTGATAGCTACAATAAGCCAGTTCCAGCTATTTTGGAAATCCCTTCCAAGGATCATCCCTATGACCCTGCTCATGATTCAGTTCTTTCAAGAGTGAAGTACCTCTTCTCTAGTGAATCTGTGGCATCAGGAAGGCGTTGA
- the LOC117627117 gene encoding monosaccharide-sensing protein 2: protein MRGAVMVAIAATIGNLLQGWDNATIAGAIVYITEDFDLGSSLEGLVVAMSLIGATAITTCSGVISDSIGRKPMLIASSVLYFVSGLVMVWSPNVYVLCIARLLDGFGIGLAVTLVPLYISETAPADIRGSLNTLPQFLGSGGMFLSYCMVFGMSLMNSPNWRLMLGVLSIPSIIFFALTVFYLPESPRWLVSKGRMLEAKKVLQQLRGTEDVSGEMALLVEGLGIGGETSIEEYIIGPADELADDQEPADKDKIRLYGPEEGLSWVARPVTGQGSLISLVSRQGSMVNQGVPLMDPLVALFGSVHEKFPETASTRSMLFPNFGSMFSTADPRVKTEQWDEESLQREGEGYASDAAGGDSDDNLHSPLISRQATSLEKDLVPPASHGSVLSMRRHSSLMQGTGETVGSTGIGGGWQLAWKWSEKEGGDGKKEGEFKRVYLHQEGGPGSRRGSLLSLPGGDVPAEGEFIQAAALVSQPALYSKELIDQHAVGPAMVHPSETASEGPIWAALFEPGVKHALFVGIGIQLLQQFSGINGVLYYTPQILEDAGVEVLLEDWGLSTESSSFLISAFTTLLMLPCIAIAIKLMDISGRRTLLLTTIPVLVVTLIILIIANLVTLGTVLHAALSVICVIIYFCCFVMAYGPIPNILCSEIFPTRVRGLCIAICALVYWIGDIIVTYTLPVLLDSIGLAGIFGIYAVVCVISFIFIFLKVPETKGMPLEVITEFFAVGARQVAAAKSE from the exons ATGAGGGGAGCTGTGATGGTGGCTATTGCTGCTACAATTGGTAACCTTCTGCAAGGATGGGATAATGCTACAATTGCCG GGGCTATTGTTTACATAACGGAAGATTTCGATTTGGGAAGCTCTCTAGAAGGCCTTGTTGTGGCCATGTCACTCATTGGCGCAACAGCTATTACAACATGCTCAGGAGTCATATCAGATTCGATTGGTAGGAAGCCAATGTTAATAGCCTCATCGGTCCTTTATTTTGTGAGTGGCTTGGTAATGGTTTGGTCGCCCAATGTCTATGTACTATGTATAGCAAGGCTATTAGATGGATTTGGAATTGGTCTAGCAGTTACTCTCGTCCCGCTCTACATATCTGAAACTGCCCCAGCAGATATAAGGGGATCATTAAATACTCTTCCACAGTTCCTTGGTTCAGGAGGCATGTTTTTATCATATTGTATGGTTTTTGGGATGTCACTGATGAACTCACCAAACTGGAGACTGATGCTCGGTGTTCTTTCCATTCCCTCTATTATCTTTTTTGCATTAACGGTATTTTACTTGCCTGAATCTCCTCGATGGCTTGTGAGTAAGGGCAGGATGCTTGAGGCAAAGAAGGTTCTCCAGCAGTTACGTGGCACTGAAGACGTTTCTG GTGAAATGGCTTTGCTGGTTGAAGGTCTTGGAATTGGGGGTGAAACATCTATAGAAGAGTACATAATAGGCCCCGCTGATGAACTTGCTGACGATCAGGAACCAGCTGACAAAGACAAAATTAGGTTATATGGACCTGAGGAAGGCCTTTCCTGGGTTGCCAGACCTGTCACGGGACAGGGTTCCCTTATTAGTCTTGTCTCTCGCCAAGGAAGCATGGTAAACCAGGGTGTGCCTCTAATGGACCCTCTCGTCGCTCTGTTTGGTAGTGTCCATGAAAAGTTCCCAGAGACTGCTAGTACCCGTAGCATGCTTTTTCCTAACTTTGGGAGCATGTTCAGCACAGCAGATCCTCGGGTTAAAACTGAACAATGGGATGAAGAGAGCTTGCAGAGAGAAGGTGAGGGCTACGCATCTGACGCTGCAGGGGGAGACTCAGATGACAATCTGCATAGTCCATTGATTTCACGCCAGGCAACAAGTTTGGAAAAGGATTTAGTGCCCCCTGCTTCCCATGGCAGTGTTCTAAGCATGAGGCGGCACAGCAGTCTCATGCAAGGAACAGGGGAGACAGTTGGTAGCACAGGCATTGGTGGCGGCTGGCAATTGGCATGGAAGTGGTCTGAGAAAGAAGGCGGGGATGGAAAGAAGGAAGGAGAATTTAAAAGGGTATATTTGCACCAGGAGGGAGGCCCAGGCTCCCGTCGTGGGTCCCTTTTGTCACTTCCTGGTGGTGATGTTCCTGCAGAAGGTGAGTTTATACAGGCAGCTGCTCTGGTCAGTCAGCCTGCTCTATATTCGAAGGAGCTTATAGATCAGCATGCAGTTGGACCTGCAATGGTTCATCCATCGGAAACAGCTTCAGAAGGACCAATCTGGGCTGCTCTGTTTGAACCAGGGGTTAAGCATGCATTGTTCGTTGGAATAGGAATCCAGCTTCTTCAGCAG TTTTCCGGCATAAATGGGGTTCTGTACTACACTCCTCAAATTCTTGAAGATGCAGGTGTTGAAGTTCTTCTTGAAGACTGGGGTCTCAGTACAGAGTCTTCATCCTTCCTCATAAGCGCATTCACAACATTGTTGATGCTTCCTTGTATAGCCATAGCCATAAAGCTCATGGATATCTCTGGTAGAAG GACGCTGCTACTGACTACAATTCCTGTGTTGGTAGTGACACTCATCATCCTAATCATTGCCAACCTTGTGACCTTGGGTACAGTTCTTCATGCGGCTTTATCAGTCATTTGTGTTATCATCTATTTCTGCTGCTTTGTCATGGCCTATGGACCAATTCCAAATATCCTCTGCTCGGAGATCTTTCCGACAAGGGTACGTGGCCTCTGCATTGCCATCTGCGCCCTGGTGTACTGGATTGGGGACATTATCGTCACCTACACACTACCTGTGCTGCTTGATTCAATAGGCCTAGCTGGTATCTTTGGTATTTATGCTGTGGTTTGTGTCATTTCCTTTATATTTATCTTCTTGAAGGTTCCAGAAACCAAAGGCATGCCCCTTGAAGTCATTACTGAATTCTTTGCGGTTGGTGCAAGACAAGTTGCCGCCGCCAAAAGCGAGTAA
- the LOC117626902 gene encoding GDP-mannose transporter GONST3: MGTAHSLTEEGRNGGRELTWDDKEVCGHYLVRFCPFDLFVNTRSDIGPCPRIHDPKLKESFEKSPQHDAYVAKFEAELAQFCEILVMDLDRRVRRERERRHQEVEPAPPHPPSTEQYEQLSVVEEKLKNLLEQVEALGEAGKMDEAEAPVRKMPNNNGVENPEAGRGRQVQGGSSSPTLFGNSQSNSYSVLLQQISVYGVAAGYCLSASLLSIINKWAVVKFPYPGALTALQYFTSVIGVLVCGQLKLIEYDSLYLLTMWRFLPAAIIFYLSLFTNSELLLHANVDTFIVFRSVVPIFVAIGETLFLHQPWPSMRTWTSLATIFGGSVIFVLTDYQFTVTAYSWALAYLVSMSIDFVYIKHVVMTIGLNTWGLVLYNNLEALLLFPLELLVMGELKKIKHEISDESDWYSLEVLLPVGLSCLFGLSISFFGFSCRRAISATGFTVLGIVNKLLTVVINLVIWDKHSTFVGTVGLLICMAGGVMYQQSTSKKPEDVNQVKAQETQEEKQKLIETKSSLESKNNEKWTAESEGGK, from the exons ATGGGCACAG CACATAGTTTGACGGAGGAAGGGAGAAATGGGGGCAGGGAACTTACTTGGGACGATAAGGAGGTTTGTGGGCATTATCTGGTTCGCTTTTGTCCTTTCGATCTCTTCGTCAATACTCGAAGCGATATAG GACCCTGCCCTAGAATACATGACCCCAAGTTGAAAGAAAG TTTTGAGAAGTCCCCACAGCATGATGCATATGTGGCCAAGTTTGAAGCTGAACTTGCTCAGTTTTGTGAGATATTG GTGATGGATTTGGATAGAAGAGTAAGGCGTGAGCGAGAACGCCGTCATCAGGAGGTGGAACCTGCACCGCCACATCCACCGTCAACTGAACAGTATGAACAGTTGTCTGTTGTGGaggaaaaattaaagaacTTGCTTGAACAAGTGGAGGCCCTTGGTGAAGCTGGGAAGATGGATGAAGCTGAAGCGCCCGTGAGAAAG ATGCCTAATAATAATGGTGTGGAGAATCCTGAAGCTGGTCGGGGCCGTCAGGTCCAGGGTGGTTCTAGTTCCCCCACTCTCTTCGGTAATAGCCAATCAAACTCGTATAGTGTTTTACTCCAGCAAATCTCAGTCTATGGGGTAGCCGCTGGCTACTGCTTATCTGCCTCGTTGCTTTCCATCATCAACAAATGGGCTGTCGTGAAATTTCCTTATCCTGGGGCACTAACTGCTTTACAGTATTTTACAAGTGTTATTGGGGTCCTCGTTTGTGGCCAGCTTAAGTTGATAGAGTATGATTCGCTTTACCTACTTACCATGTGGCGCTTCCTACCAGCAGCAATTATATtctacctctctctcttcactaacAGTGAGCTCCTTCTCCATGCTAATGTTGACACTTTCATTGTCTTTCGTTCTGTTGTTCCAATTTTTGTTGCCATAGGAGAGACTCTTTTCTTGCACCAACCATGGCCATCAATGAGGACATGGACCTCACTTGCCACTATTTTTGGGGGAAGTGTGATTTTTGTACTAACAGATTACCAGTTCACAGTAACGGCTTATAGTTGGGCTCTAGCTTACTTGGTAAGCATGTCCATAGACTTTGTCTACATAAAGCATGTGGTAATGACCATTGGTTTAAATACATGGGGTCTTGTACTGTATAACAATCTTGAGGCTCTTCTACTGTTTCCGTTGGAACTACTTGTAATGGGTGAATTGAAGAAGATTAAGCATGAAATCTCAGATGAATCAGATTGGTATTCTCTTGAGGTGCTTTTGCCAGTGGGGTTATCATGTTTATTTGGTTTATCCATCTCtttctttgggttttcttgCCGAAGGGCTATTTCTGCAACTGGATTTACTGTTCTTGGTATAGTGAACAAATTATTAACAGTTGTGATTAATCTGGTTATTTGGGACAAACATTCAACCTTTGTTGGTACAGTGGGCCTGTTGATATGCATGGCAGGTGGTGTTATGTATCAGCAATCTACAAGCAAGAAGCCTGAGGATGTGAATCAAGTAAAAGCACAAGAGACTcaggaagaaaaacaaaagttaattGAAACGAAAAGCAGCTTAGAAAGCAAGAACAATGAGAAATGGACTGCTGAATCTGAAGGGGGGAAATGA